AGCAACATCTGAAAATTTGAGAGTTTTTCCCTTTTCCCCGGAAAGCCGGGAATAAAAAGCGGAGCATATATCTTATATGTGAGCATTTTTATTCACGCCATGACGCCGAGTCCGTGGAAAAGATCAATTTTCAGAAGTTGCCTTTAAGGCCCAACATCCCCTTGAGCCTCAATGCATCCGCTGCCGCGTACCCGGCCTCGTCGTTATCGAAGTAGCAGTACACGGCCTTGACCTTGCCCTTCCATTTCCTTATGAACCCGGCCCAATCCAGGAGCGTTTCATCCGAATACCGCCCCCTGTATTTGCCTGCCGGGCCGTGGAGGCGCATGTAGATGAAATCCGCGGTGACCTCCCTGGGCGAGAGGAGGAAGTCGAAATCGAAGATGCAAAAGGCGCAGTTATGCTCCTTCAAGAGCCTGTAGACCTCGGGATTGAACCAGCTCGGGTCCCTGCATTCGAATGCGAACCTGAAATCCCGCGGAAGGGCTTCGAGGAAGATCGCGAGCCTTTCGGTATTAAGGTTCCACCTGGGAGGCAGCTGAAACAGGATGGGCCCGAGCTTTTCTTCGAGCACCACGGCGCGGTCCATGAAGTTCCTGACCGGCTCTATCGGGTCCTTGAGCCTTTTCACATGGGTTATGAAGCGGCTCGCCTTGAGGGCGAAAATGAACTTTTCGGGGCTTTTTTCCTTCCAGTGGGCGAAGGTGGTCTTCTCGGGGAGCCTGTAAAAGGAGTTATTTACCTCGACGGTATCAAATCGGGTGGAGTAGAATTCAAAGAGCTTCGATTTTGAGATATCCTCCGGATAGAACGGCCCGATCCAGTGGCCGTACTGCCATCCGGAAGTCGCTATATAGACGCCTTTCTCTTCCATGCAGGCCTCCTGTCCCTGCGGCCCGTACGAAACGCGACCGGAACCGGCTTGGGCTTTTTCGGCAGCCTGAAAAAAAACGGCGGATGTTCCGGGGGTCTCCCCCCTTCCGATCCGCCGTTTTCGGTAGAGACCAGGGCGGCTTGAGGCCGCCGGTCGGGTTTAGTTCTGGGCCGGAGCCTGCTGCTCAGCCGGAGGAGCGGTCTGGTCGGCAGGAGGCTGCTGGTCAGCCGGAGGAGCGGGCTGCTGGTCGGCCGGAGGAGCGGGCTGCTCAGCTGCCGGCGGGGCCGGCTGTTCCTGGGCCGGTTCCTGCCTCTGGCAGGCGGTCACGAGTGTCGAGAGGCCGAAGAGTGCTACTACGAGAGCGAATCCGAGCTTTTTCATTTTCTTCTCCTTTGAAAGTTTTTTGCTTCTGGTTTAACTGACCCTGGCAAAATCCTGATGCAACGGTTTTTCAAACCCCCCTGAAAGGATTCACCCGCCTCCTTCCCAAGGGGCCTACTTCACCTCGCAAAACCCGTAGGCACATATATTCTCCCTTATATAAAAAATCCTTTGCCGGACTGCTCCGAAAAAGGATTTAATTTAAAACCAGGCAAGATGCCGGAACTATCGGAATAATGGGCACGAGGATAACCTGAATCATGTCCGGTGTAAATAGAAAAAAAGCGGTTTCCGCCCTGTAAATGATTTTTTTATGCGCGCTCCCCTGGACCCTCCTCATTCGACCCTGATCCTTATCTCTTCGGAAAAAAGTATCCTGCCCGAAGGCCTCTGGAAGAATCCCGCCTTATCCGTATTTTCCGTTCCGTAGAGGAAAGCGGCGGCCAGCGTGTAGACGCCGGGCGAAAGCGGCGCCTTTAGCCTGTAAGTGACGGTGCCGCCCGGGAGGCTGTCTCTTTCCAGGTCGAAGCTCTGCCCCTCTATGGCCACATAGTTGAGGTTCGTTGGCAAGCCCTCGGACCTTTTCTCAAACCAGCTCCTCTGGGGCTTGCCGTCCTGCCCCCTGACCTCTGGTTCGCCCATCACCTGCCATCCCGCGGATGAGACCGGCCTGGACTGGAACCTCAGGGCCCTGTCCACGAGCATGATGCCGATTACCGGGCCGTTTCCTCCCCTCGCCTTGACCTCGACAATCATCTCGGCCCCGGCCTTTACGCTTTCCGGGGCCGAAATAGTCACAGACGACCGGGAATCTATGAGCCTCGCGACCCTTATGACCTCCTCTTTCTCCTCATCCGTAAGCTCTATATAAGGAGAGGGCGGCAGTTTGGCGCGCACAAGGCCATAGTGCTTGGCAAGAGGCCCCTCGATCTTCGCTAAATCAGGAGGTACCTCCGGCATGTACTCGGCCTTCATTGCGGAATGGCACGATGCGCAAAACGGGCCGGTATCTGTCAGGTACATGGGTGTGCCGTTCGGGTATGCGAACGCTGCCGACGGGGCGGCAACGGCGAAAAGCAAAAAAAATACGGCCTTTCTCATAATACCGCTCTCCTTCTTTATTTTAGGGGGGATTAAAATGCATTATGTTGAATCTACACCGATATTCAGGCCTGTCAAGCTTGACGAAAGCCAAGAAATACAGAATATTTAGTTCATGCCTTCCGCCTTCCCTCCCGGGGGCGGATTAACATACAGGCCGCGCGTAAATCTTCCGATTACGCCGAAGAGGGATAAACAGCCGGGAAGGACCTCGACCCCCATCGGTAACCAAGGATATTTATCCAGGAAAAGGAAAATGGAAGAGAAGACCTCACGCCAGGGCAGGCCAGAGCAGAAGACGGAAGCCCGGACCTACTCGCCGATGAAGATAATATTGATTCTTGTCCTGTCGGTCTTCTTCGTCGAGATCCTGATAATGCTGCTCCTCTATTTCTACAGGGACTTTCTGGAGCCCGTCCATGCCATCTTCATAGACGCCCCGCTCCTTGTACTTATCCTCTCCCCCATCCTTTATTACTTCATATTCAGGCCGCTCATTGCGCTCGTAGAAAAGCGCGCGGAGGCCGAGAGGGCGGCTTCGAGGGAAAGGGACCGGTTCCAGAAGTACCTCGAAGTCGCAGGGGTGATGGTGGTCGTACTTGACCGGGACGGGAAGGTGCGCCTAATAAACAGGAACGCCTGCCAGGCGCTCGGGTACAGGGAGGAAGAGGTACTCGGCAGGGACTGGGTGGAGAATTTCATACCGGCAAGGCTCAGAAAAGAGGTCCGGTTCGAGTTCGACGGGCTTATCTCGGCCGGCAGGGAGGCCGAGGGGTATTTCGAGAACCCTGTAATGACGAGAAGCGGCGAGGAAAGGGACGTCCTGTGGCATAACGCCGTCCTGATGGAAGACGGGGTTGTAGCGGGCACCTTGAGCTCCGGCGAGGACATAACCGAGAGGAAAAAGACCGAGCTGGCCTTGAAGGAGAGCGAGACAAGGTACCGCCTTGTCCACAATACCGCCTTCGACGGCATTATCATAGCCGACGCGAAGGACAGGATAATAGACTGCAACGAGAGCGCGGCCCGGATATTCGGATATCCCAGGGAAGGGCTCATCGGGCAGGACGTCTCCGTGATCGTTCCAGACAAGTACAAGAAGGCCCATAAAGAGGGGCTTGAAAGGTTTCTCAAGACCGGTGAGAGCACCGTACAGGGCATGATACTCGAATACGAGGGCGTGAGGAAAAACGGCGAGATATTCCCCCTGGAGCTCGCCCTCAATAATTTCACTCTCGGCGGGGTGCTCCACTTCACGGCCATGGTCCGGGACATAACCGACCGGAAGCGCGCCGAGCGCGAAAGGGAGCTAATACAGGCGCGCCTCAGCCAGTCGCAGAAGATGGAGGCCATCGGAAGGTTCGCAGGCGGGATATCACATGACTTCAATAATATCCTCACCGCGATAAGGGGGAACGCCGAGCTGGCACTGGAGGAAATGAAAAAGACCGACCCGGCATACCCCCGCGTGGACGGAATAATCAATTCCGTGATGCTCGCCTCAAAGCTCACCCGGCAGCTCCTTCTTTTCAGCCGCGGCCAGCCCTTTGAGCTCGTGCCGCTCAACATCAACAAGCTCGTCGAGGAGCTCCTGGTGATGATAAGCCATATAATCGGGGAGGACATAACCATCTCGACCGACCTGGCCCCGGACCTCTGGACCATTGAGGCCGACGAGAGCAATATCGAGCAGGTCATAATGAACCTCGCCCTGAACGCGAAGGACGCCATGCCGGAAGGGGGCACGCTCTCGATAAAAACGGAAAACGTCGTAATCGACGAGCGCCGGGCCAAGGCCGTTCCGGATGCGCGACAAGGAGAGGCGGTCTGCCTTACCGTGGCCGATACCGGCGTGGGAATAGAAAGGGAGTTCCTCCCCAGGATATTCGAGCCGTTCTTCACGACCAAGGAGGCAGGCAAGGGGACCGGGTTCGGGCTTTCCATAGTCTACAGCATAGTAAAGCAGCACCGGGGCTGGCTATCGGTCAAGAGCGAGCCCGGCAAGGGCACCATGTTCAGGATCTATTTCCCGGCCGTCCTCAGGCGCCGCGAAAGAGAAGAGGCGCGCGAGGGGAAGCACCTGAAAGGCAGAGGTGAAAAGGTGCTGCTGGTAGAGGACGACCTGCCGGTAAGGGAGTTCACGAAGGCCGCGCTTGCGAATAACGGGTTCAGGGTCGTCGAGGCCGGGAATGCGAAAGAGGCGATTGAGGCGTTCGAGAGGGAACCGGATCTTAAGCTCCTCTTCTCGGACCTCGTCCTGAAAGACAAGAGCGGCTTCAACCTCGCCGAGGAGGTCCTTACCAGGAAGCCTGACATGGCGGTTGTGATAACGAGCGGATACGCCGAGGAGACCACCAGGCCGCTCCTTAAAGAGAAGGGCTATAGCTTCCTCCCGAAACCCTATTCGGTTTCAAGCCTCATGAGAGCGGTCTCAGAGGCGCTCGAGCGATCGAAGAGGTCGGATTGAACAAGCGTAGACTCTTATTAAGGGCACCATGCTTAAGGAAACCAAAAAATCAGAGTTTTTCCCCTTAATCAAGGAAGGCCGGGAATAAAAGCGGAGCATATATGTCAATATGTGAGCATTTTTATTCACGTCGTGACTCTTACGAAGGCTGCTCAAAAAGCTCAAGATGCAAGGAGTCGAAAAATGGGGAATGAGCGTAAATTTTTGTACGCTGCAATGACGAATTTTGAAGACGACGCAGCAGATTGGGATTTTTCAGCAGCCTTTTAAGGCGACCTCAGGGGCTTGCGGCGATGCAGTTGAACGGAAGCCCCATGGACCAGCCGTTCTCCCTGGCGCTCCAGTGCCTGTCACTGCCGATTATCAGGTGGTCAAGCACCAGTATGTCGACGGCGGCGGCGGCCCTGTCCAGGACCCTTGTAAGCTGCCTGTCCTGGCTCGACGGCGTGGGGTCGCCGCTCGGGTGGTTATGGACGAAGATGACTGACCGGGCGTTGTGCCTGAAGGCCATCTCTATTGCCTTCCTCGGATATACGACGGTCTGGTTTATCGTGCCTTCGTGCAGGACGTCTATCGAGATGATCTCTTTCCTGAACCCCATGTAGACCGCCAGGAACTTCTCTACCCTCTCGCCGGAGAGCGTAAGGCAAAGATAGTCAAGGAGGTCCGCCATGCCTGCCTCAGTATCCTGCCCGATTGTCCGCTCCTTGAGATAGGCGCCCGCCATCTCCTTGAATAGCTTAACGAGGACTATGCCGTCTTCCCCGAGAGAGCCTTCCGTCCTCAGCTCTTCCGGAGAGGCGTCGAACACTCCCCTTATGCCCCTGAACCTCTTCAAGAGCCTCTCCGAGACGGCCCGCGGGTCTTTCCGGGGCGCGGCGTACGATACTATAAGCTCCAGAAGACGCTCCCTGCAGAACTCCGCAAGCCCATGCGGGCCGAGGAGCGCGCTGAAAGCGGACTTACGGCACCTCCTGTAATCAGCGTCCATACAAACTCCTTTCAGGATGCCTGTACGCCTCAAGTACCGGGTTTTGCCCTGCCTTCCCTCACACCGGAACGGCGGCATTATACAACATTTACCCGCCCCGGTCCCACTGGACTTTGGTACAGGGGTCCCGGAATTAAACTTTTTATTTTACAACTACGCCGCGTAAAAGTGAACTGACATACCTGCCAGTTACATGGCCCTGCCACTCCCTGCTAAAAAGGGGGCATGGAACTGATATTCGAAGATAGCGGCTTCATCGTAAAACCCGTATCGGCGCCCGAGGAGGTCCAGGCGGCAATGGAGCTCCGCCACCAGGTATTCAGGGATGAGCTCCGCTGGGTTCCTGTCTCCCCTGACGGGTCTGACAGGGACGACTATGACGGCTTTGCTGAAGGCATAGGCGTCTTTACCGGAAGAGGCGAACTCATCGGCTACGTGCGTCTCATACCCGCGCCCCGGCCCTACATGATCGAGAAGGAATTCGCGTGCCTTCTGCCTGAAGGCGGTTTCAGGAAAACGCTAGAGATGGCGGAATCGACGAGGATCTGCGTAAGGAAGGACATGCGGAAGGAGATGGTCGGCGGCTTAAGCCTCGCCCATCTCCTCTACAAGGCCATATACAACTGGTGCCTCGTGAACGACAGGAGGCACCTGGTGACGATAATAGAGGAGCGGTACTACATCTATCTCAAGAGGTATTTCCCGTTCGTGCCGCTCGCGCCTTTCAAGCCCCTCGGAGAAGGCGTAATGTCCGGCATAGTGGTGCTCGACTGGCGGGAATTCGAGGAGAGGGCCGGAAGGAGGCGCCCGGAGTTCCTCGGCTGGATGTCTACTCCAGTCGTCCATGCTCCATCAGTATTGCAACAGCATGCGCTTTATTGACCGCGTCGAGCTTCCTTTCTATGTTCTGCACGTGGAACTTGACCGTCCTCTCGCTTATATTGAGGATGACCGATATCTCCCAGTTCGTCTTCCCGGCCTTGACCCACCTTATTATCTCCCTCTCTGAGAGCGTGTCCACGCGGGGGTCCCTGCTGAGGGTCTTGCATACCCGGAGGAGCGCCTGGTGGAGGTGCGGGGAGAGCACATCGAGGATCTCCTTCTGGTGCTTCTGGAACCACTTGCCTTTTCCCGAAAAAGAGAAGAGCGTCGTAGTCTTCGACTCGGGCGCGTACATCCCGCCGCTCACGCCGTGCGATATGCCGAAGTCCCTCGAGGACATGAAAAGATCGGTAAGCTTGCCGCCGAATAGCGAATACGTCTCGTCCCATATCTGGGAGCCCGGGGTCTGCAGGTTCCGGAGCACTATGGGGTCCTGGAAATAGAGCTGGTTCGAGCCGTATATCTGCAGCCATTCCATGGGGTAATTCAGGTTTACTATGTGCGGCGGCGCGAAGAGCCCCTTCTGGTCACCCTTTCCCATGCCGCAGATGCCGTAGTCGCCGGAGACCAGCCCCCTTATCCTGTCCAGCAGGCCCCGGAGGTCCTCCTCGGCCCTGCACGCCAGCGCCGAGTCGATGACGTCCAGGATGTTTGTGAGCTCTTTTTTCGAGAATTTCCGGTAGTCAACCATCCAGCCCCTCCTTTAGCTCACGCTCAGGTCCTAAAGACTCGCTTATGTCGATCGCAGGCGAAGGGCTTATCGCCCTTACCAGCGCCCCGTGCAGATGGGCGGCAAGTATGTCTCCGAGCTTCTTATGGCGGTCCTTGAAGACGTCCCTGGAATCGGAGAAGCTGAAAACCGCTATTTTGTCGATGTCCGGCACGTAGACCGAGGCGGTCACACCGTGCTTTATGCGGTAATCGCTTGCGTTCTTGAGAAGCTCCCTGGACTTCGGGTCGTTGTAGCGCTTAAAGACGTCTGACCAGAGCTGGGTGACGGCGAAATTCGAGTGGAACCGGACGACCGGGTCGTCGCCCTGGTAATTGCAGGACATGTAACGGCTTACCCATTCTTCAGGGTAGTTCCCGTTCACGAAACCGGTTATGACGGGCCTGCCGGGCTCAAGCAGGCCGCACACGGCGAATTCGGCCCCGAAGAGGTCCCTTGAGTCGAGGATCAGCTTCTTCAGGTCCTCAGGCCCGAAACATTTCTGGGAAAGCTCGATGAGCTCGAGTATCCTTACCAGCTCTCTTTTTGAGAGATTACCGTACGGCACCTGAGCCCTCCTTCAGGGCGGCCTCTTATCGGGCCGCCTCCCTTGGGACGGAATGGCATTTGAAGCAGTTCCTGGTCGGAAAGGCCACCTTGTCATGGCATACGCCGCAGAACCTGCCTTTCCAAATGCCGGTCATGGTGATGCGGCTCGCCCCGGCCTTCTCCGCGAATATGCGTGGGTGACAGGTGGAGCACTTGAGCCAGTCGTTGTGGGCCGAATGGGGGAAGAGCACATCCGGCATGAATTCCTTTTTGGACCTGATGAGGATATCCCCGTCGAACCTTTCCCTGTCTGCCGGAGCCAGCCTGGGCGGGGAGCCGTCGATAGAACCCTTCGGCGCGATGATCCCGGATGAGATGGCCTCGGCCCAGTCGACAAAATCGTATCTGTCCTTGGGAAGATGCGTAAGGGAGATTACGTCAGGGGTGGGGTCCGGTAGCCCGTACTTGTCCTTCTTTATCTCGCCCGGCTTTCTCTTCTGTTCGAGAAACGGCCTGTCTGCCGGGGCCGGCTCCATTGAAAAGGGATCTCCGCTTGCGGAGCCCGGAAAGAAGGCAAGGAAGAGCGCTATGGTCAGTGAGGATCTCAGCATCTCGCGGCAGCAGATTCGGAATCAGTAGCATTAAATACAAGGGGGTACCTCAGGGAAGGCCCCGCCTGAACGCGCCTCACGTTTGGATTGCGGAATAATATCACAAGTGGAACTTTTCCGCAAACCAAAAAGGCCTGCTCCCATAGGAAACCAGTATAACGGAGTGGACGCGGGGAGAAAGGCTCTGACCGTGGCCAGACCTTCTCAGGACTTAAAGAGGGGCGGCGAACTCGTGCGCGCACCAGGGGCACGCTACCCAGCCCTCTTCCCGCTTTTTGCCTCACGAGGGGCATAAGGCGGCCTTTTCGTCCGACTCGCATTCGAGGCATTTATCCGTCCCGGCCGGGACGGTCTTGAGGCAGGCCGGGCAGACCGCTTCCTTGCCCATGTATATGACCCTTGCGAGTTCCTCAAGCGTCGTTATGCCTGAAGCGACCTTCTTAAGCCCGTCCATGTGCATCGGAGTCATGCCTTCTTCCAGGGCGGCCGCAACGACCTCGCGCTCCGGCGCTTCAGCGGCTATGAGGTTCTTTATCGTGCTGTTTACGGATATTATCTCGAATATCCCGGTCCTCCCCGAGTAGCCGGTATCGGCGCAGAGGTTGCAGCCCGCGCCCCTGTAGAGCTTCTTCCCGGACCACTTGAGCCCAGCCTTCCGTATCTCCTGCCCGGTCGGCGTGTACTCCTCCCTGCACCCTTTGCATATCACCCTCACGAGCCTCTGGGCCACTATGCCGTTCAGGGCCGATGCCGCCATGTACGACGGCACGCCGAGATTACGGAGCCTCGTTATAGAGGAGACCGCGTCGTTCGTGTGGAGAGTCGAGAAGACCAGGTGTCCCGTAAGGGAGGCCTGGTGGGCGATCGTAGCCGTTTCCGCGTCCCTCATCTCGCCGACAAGGATCACGTCCGGGTCCTGCCGGAGGACCGACCTCAGCGTGTACGAGAAGGTCAGGCCGGTCTTGTCGTTCACGGCGACCTGGTTTACGTCCTTGAGCTCGTACTCTATGGGGTCCTCTATGGTTATAATGTTTATCTCTTCCTTTTTTATGCGGGCCAGCATGGCGTAAAGGGTCGAGGTCTTGCCCGAGCCGGTGGGGCCGGTCACGAGCACCACACCCTGGGGGCGCTCTATGATGTCGAGCACCCTTTCGAGCTCTTTCTTCCCTATACCTATGCCTTCTATGTCTATCATGGCGGCCTTGGGGTCGAGGAGCCGCATGACTATGGTCTCTCCGTACTGGGTCGGGAGAGACGAGACCCTGACGTCCATGCTCTTTTCCCCGATCCGCACCTTGAACCTGCCGTCCTGGGCCGTCCTCCTCTCGGCTATGTCCATCCTCGCCATTATCTTTATCCTCGAAACGACCGGCCCCTGCACCCATTTGGGGAGCTGCTTTGTTTCGCGCATGAGCCCGTCGACCCGTATCCGGAGCTTCACGCCCTTCTCCTGCGGCTCGATATGGATGTCGCTCGCCCTGTTGTCGAAGCCGTGTATCAGTATGGAATCGACCATCTTGATGATGGGCGGCGCGGCGGACTTCTTTACCTGCTCGGATAGGTCCCTGCTCGATTCGGATTCATGGAATATCTCGACGTACCTGTCCTTCTTGAAATCGCCCAGTATCTCATCCATCATGGGCTCGTTCAGGTGATAGTATCTCGATATCGCGGCGTTGATGTCCGAAAGCGTGGCGATGAAGGGCTGTATCTCCATGCCCGTCGAAAACCTCAGGTCGTCTATGGCATTGAGGTTCAACGGGTCAGCCATGGCGATCCTCAGGACCTTCTTGTCGTGGTAGAGCGGCACAAGGAGGTACTTCCGGGCAAGCTTTTCGCTAACGAGCTTAAGGCTCTCCGGGTCCACTGTCGTGGAAGCCATGTCCATAAAGGGAATCCCGACCTGGTATGAGAGGGTCTGGGCTATGTCAATTTCTGTCGCGTACCCCAGCTTTACAAGCAGGGCGCCGGTCCTGGTGCCCTTGTTCTCCTTGCCTGCGGCAAGGGCCTCTTCGAGCTGTTCCTCGGTTATGAGCCCTGATTCGACCAGGAGCTCGCCTATCTTCTTTACCGCCATTTCCGCTCCATCCGGCTTGCAGCCAAACTTGTAAGATCAGATTTTAACCAGGGAGTACTCTCTCGATCCCAGCCCTCTTTTCTCGGCGTATGAGAGCTGTATTTCCCAGTCTACGGAGGGGTGGACCCCCCTGAACTTGTCGCCTCCGGGCCCGTGCCCGCTACGGAGGGCACTCTCCCTGAAGCCTTCCATTCCGTTTACGATGTCCGCCGCGGCCTGGTCTATAGCCACGGGGTCGGTAGAGGCCAGTACCCCGGCATCCGGCACTATGGGGGCGTCGTTATGGCCGTAGCAGTCGCATGCCGGGCTCACCTGGGTCACGAAAGAGATATATACGCACCGGCCCTCTTTTCCCTTGACGGCGCCCTCGAAGTGCTCGACCATCTTCTCCTGGAGCCTCCCTGTTGTCTCGTCCCAGCTTACCTTTATTGTACCCTCCGGGCATACGGCGATGCAGTGGCCGCATCCTATGCAGGCCTCCTGGTCTATTACCGCGGCGGTCCCGACCATTATGGCCCCTGAGGGGCACGCGGCGGCGCAGTCGCCGCAGGCAACGCAGCCTTCGGGGTCTACGACCGGGGAGCAGTTCGAGTGCTGCGCGAGCTTCCCCTCGCGGCTTGCGCACCCCATGCCGACGTTCTTCAATGCGCCCCCGAATCCGGAAAGCTCGTGGCATTTGAAATGGGTCACCACCACAAGCCCGTCGGCGGCGACTATCTCGTTCGCGATGCTTACTTCCCTGAGGTGCTTCCCTTCTACCCTTATCGGCGTTCCGGAGGCGCCCCTTAAGCCGTCGGCTATGACTAGGGGAGCGGAGACCACGGCGAAATCGAAGCCGTTCTCGATTGCCGTCCTCAGGTGGTCGACGGAGTTGCCCCTGGTCCCTACGTAAAGGGTGTTTGTGTCGGTAAGGAAGGGGTTTGCGCCTGTTTCCCTTACGCGCTCGACGATCCTCCTTACGAAAACGGGCCTTACGTAAGAGGCGTTGCCCTTTTCCCCGAAATGGAGCTTAAGGGCGATCAGGTGCCCTTTCCTGAACCTCTCCCTTATGCCGACCTTCAGAAGGAGGGAGTCGAGCTTGTCATGGAGGTTTCTTCTGGGGGTGGTCCTAAGGTCAGCGAAGTAGACTTTCGAGCTCATCTTGAAACCCCGGGTTCTGCCTATATTTCGATTATCATGGGGAGTATAACGGGTTTCCGCTCCAGGGTCTTATTGAAGTACCTCCTGAGAGCCCTCCTCACCTCTTCCTTTATCTCAAGCTGCTCGGTCTTGACCTCGGTATTCAATGTGTTCAGCGCCTCTATTACCACTTTTCTGGCGTCCTCGATGAGCTCGGGCCTGCCCTCTTCGAGGACCAGCCCGCGGGTCACTATCTCGGGGCCGTATACCATGTCGCCGGTCGTGGCGTTTATGGCAACGAGGGCGAGCACCATCCCGTCCTGGGCCAGGTGGTTCCTGTCCTTCAATACCATCTCGCCGACGTCCCCGACCCCCTTGCCGTCCACGAACACCCTCCCGGACTCGACCTTTCCGGCCCTCACGAACCCGCCCTCGGGGGCGAACTCGACCACGTCCCCGTCCTCGGCTATTAATACGTTCTCTTCCGGTATGCCGATCCTGGCGGCGAGCCTTGAATGGAGGACCAGGTGCCTGTACTCTCCGTGCACCGGGATAAAA
The genomic region above belongs to Deltaproteobacteria bacterium and contains:
- a CDS encoding GNAT family N-acetyltransferase, translated to MELIFEDSGFIVKPVSAPEEVQAAMELRHQVFRDELRWVPVSPDGSDRDDYDGFAEGIGVFTGRGELIGYVRLIPAPRPYMIEKEFACLLPEGGFRKTLEMAESTRICVRKDMRKEMVGGLSLAHLLYKAIYNWCLVNDRRHLVTIIEERYYIYLKRYFPFVPLAPFKPLGEGVMSGIVVLDWREFEERAGRRRPEFLGWMSTPVVHAPSVLQQHALY
- a CDS encoding DUF72 domain-containing protein — its product is MEEKGVYIATSGWQYGHWIGPFYPEDISKSKLFEFYSTRFDTVEVNNSFYRLPEKTTFAHWKEKSPEKFIFALKASRFITHVKRLKDPIEPVRNFMDRAVVLEEKLGPILFQLPPRWNLNTERLAIFLEALPRDFRFAFECRDPSWFNPEVYRLLKEHNCAFCIFDFDFLLSPREVTADFIYMRLHGPAGKYRGRYSDETLLDWAGFIRKWKGKVKAVYCYFDNDEAGYAAADALRLKGMLGLKGNF
- a CDS encoding autoinducer binding domain-containing protein, which gives rise to MPYGNLSKRELVRILELIELSQKCFGPEDLKKLILDSRDLFGAEFAVCGLLEPGRPVITGFVNGNYPEEWVSRYMSCNYQGDDPVVRFHSNFAVTQLWSDVFKRYNDPKSRELLKNASDYRIKHGVTASVYVPDIDKIAVFSFSDSRDVFKDRHKKLGDILAAHLHGALVRAISPSPAIDISESLGPERELKEGLDG
- a CDS encoding PAS domain S-box protein — translated: MEEKTSRQGRPEQKTEARTYSPMKIILILVLSVFFVEILIMLLLYFYRDFLEPVHAIFIDAPLLVLILSPILYYFIFRPLIALVEKRAEAERAASRERDRFQKYLEVAGVMVVVLDRDGKVRLINRNACQALGYREEEVLGRDWVENFIPARLRKEVRFEFDGLISAGREAEGYFENPVMTRSGEERDVLWHNAVLMEDGVVAGTLSSGEDITERKKTELALKESETRYRLVHNTAFDGIIIADAKDRIIDCNESAARIFGYPREGLIGQDVSVIVPDKYKKAHKEGLERFLKTGESTVQGMILEYEGVRKNGEIFPLELALNNFTLGGVLHFTAMVRDITDRKRAERERELIQARLSQSQKMEAIGRFAGGISHDFNNILTAIRGNAELALEEMKKTDPAYPRVDGIINSVMLASKLTRQLLLFSRGQPFELVPLNINKLVEELLVMISHIIGEDITISTDLAPDLWTIEADESNIEQVIMNLALNAKDAMPEGGTLSIKTENVVIDERRAKAVPDARQGEAVCLTVADTGVGIEREFLPRIFEPFFTTKEAGKGTGFGLSIVYSIVKQHRGWLSVKSEPGKGTMFRIYFPAVLRRREREEAREGKHLKGRGEKVLLVEDDLPVREFTKAALANNGFRVVEAGNAKEAIEAFEREPDLKLLFSDLVLKDKSGFNLAEEVLTRKPDMAVVITSGYAEETTRPLLKEKGYSFLPKPYSVSSLMRAVSEALERSKRSD
- a CDS encoding DUF362 domain-containing protein, whose amino-acid sequence is MSSKVYFADLRTTPRRNLHDKLDSLLLKVGIRERFRKGHLIALKLHFGEKGNASYVRPVFVRRIVERVRETGANPFLTDTNTLYVGTRGNSVDHLRTAIENGFDFAVVSAPLVIADGLRGASGTPIRVEGKHLREVSIANEIVAADGLVVVTHFKCHELSGFGGALKNVGMGCASREGKLAQHSNCSPVVDPEGCVACGDCAAACPSGAIMVGTAAVIDQEACIGCGHCIAVCPEGTIKVSWDETTGRLQEKMVEHFEGAVKGKEGRCVYISFVTQVSPACDCYGHNDAPIVPDAGVLASTDPVAIDQAAADIVNGMEGFRESALRSGHGPGGDKFRGVHPSVDWEIQLSYAEKRGLGSREYSLVKI
- the tadA gene encoding Flp pilus assembly complex ATPase component TadA — protein: MAVKKIGELLVESGLITEEQLEEALAAGKENKGTRTGALLVKLGYATEIDIAQTLSYQVGIPFMDMASTTVDPESLKLVSEKLARKYLLVPLYHDKKVLRIAMADPLNLNAIDDLRFSTGMEIQPFIATLSDINAAISRYYHLNEPMMDEILGDFKKDRYVEIFHESESSRDLSEQVKKSAAPPIIKMVDSILIHGFDNRASDIHIEPQEKGVKLRIRVDGLMRETKQLPKWVQGPVVSRIKIMARMDIAERRTAQDGRFKVRIGEKSMDVRVSSLPTQYGETIVMRLLDPKAAMIDIEGIGIGKKELERVLDIIERPQGVVLVTGPTGSGKTSTLYAMLARIKKEEINIITIEDPIEYELKDVNQVAVNDKTGLTFSYTLRSVLRQDPDVILVGEMRDAETATIAHQASLTGHLVFSTLHTNDAVSSITRLRNLGVPSYMAASALNGIVAQRLVRVICKGCREEYTPTGQEIRKAGLKWSGKKLYRGAGCNLCADTGYSGRTGIFEIISVNSTIKNLIAAEAPEREVVAAALEEGMTPMHMDGLKKVASGITTLEELARVIYMGKEAVCPACLKTVPAGTDKCLECESDEKAALCPS
- a CDS encoding LuxR C-terminal-related transcriptional regulator; the encoded protein is MVDYRKFSKKELTNILDVIDSALACRAEEDLRGLLDRIRGLVSGDYGICGMGKGDQKGLFAPPHIVNLNYPMEWLQIYGSNQLYFQDPIVLRNLQTPGSQIWDETYSLFGGKLTDLFMSSRDFGISHGVSGGMYAPESKTTTLFSFSGKGKWFQKHQKEILDVLSPHLHQALLRVCKTLSRDPRVDTLSEREIIRWVKAGKTNWEISVILNISERTVKFHVQNIERKLDAVNKAHAVAILMEHGRLE